The genome window GAAGATGGGATATTCATATCTTGATATTTTCACATCTTTATGTTTTAGTTTTCACTTCCTAATGATATATTTATGACAATACATCTTCGAGAGGTGTGACTTCAGTGATAAAACCAGCAAGCAGAACAACTCTTTACCAAGAGGTCCTCAAACAAATGGTAGCGGCCATAAAAGAGGGCATATGGGTGGCAGGGGAGAAAATTCCTAGCGAAATGGAACTGGCAGAACTGTTTCAGGTTGGAAGAAATAGTATAAGGGAAGCAACAAAAGCTTTAGCCATCTTTGGCATTGTAGAGTCAAAACCTGGGCAAGGGACATTTGTTTCTCCAGACGCATTGCGAAAGATAAGCAATAACGAACTCATGAACTATATCTCTGATGATTCTTCATGGAAGGAGCTCATGCAAGTTCGGCTTTTGCTTGAGGTGCAAGCTGCCTATTGGGCTGCTGAAAATGCTACCGATGAAGATATTCAAAAGCTTTATACGATTATGGATTTAAGTACAGATGGGGGAACAAACGTTCGCCCCAGAGATCTAGATCACTTAAAGTATCATAGTGATTTCCATGAAGCTATTGCTGAAATAGGTGGAAATAGTCTTGTTTTGAAGTTACTACGATCTATTCGAAATGAAATAGACACGCAACGGCATAAATATCTTGATATAACAGAAGAAGACTGGAATAGAATGATGGAAGAACATAGGCAAATTGTGGAATATATACGAAACCATGAACCTCAAAAAGCAAGTCAGGCCATGCGTGAACACTTACTTAAAGGTTTATATAACGTAATACGCAATGAAGAGGAAGAAGATAAAGAATAGTTCAATATGCACAATACATGCCATTTTTTATAATTCATTTTTGTTGATACCCCCAACCCATCTTGTCTGTGCCTTTGGTTGACAGCTTTTTATTCTTTCACTATAATCTTTATTCGACTGGCACTTTAGCGTGATGAATTATCATCGAGAAAAATAATTATTTCGTTGAGGGGGTATAAGGATGAAGAAGTTAAGTGCTCTTTTTTTATGTTGTCTCTTCATAGTTTTAGGTGCAAGTGGCTTACTTGCCGCTGAGAAAAAAACCTATATTGTGGGAATTGATGGGGATTACTATCCCTACTCTTTTGTCGGACAAGACGGTAAGCCTACCGGTTTTGATGTGGAATCTATTGAGTGGATCGCTAATGAGATGGGGTTCGAAGTAAAAGTTCAACCTATGGCGTGGGATGGAATTATCCCTGCTCTTCTTGCAAAAAAAATTGATATGGTTTATTCAGGCATGACAGCCTCCCCCGAACGTAGAGAAGTCGTTACATTCAGCAAAGTTTACTGGATTATCAACCAGGCTGTCTGTGTCCAAAATAAATCTGATATCCACATGGGAAATCTTTTTGATGGCAAACATACCATTGGTACTCAGCGCGGTTGTACTGCTGCCATGTGGCTTGAAGACAACCTTGTAAAGACTGGAATTATTCCGAAAGAAAACCTTAAACTTTATGACAATTTCCCTCTGGCAGCCAAAGATCTCGAAAATGGTCGAATCGACGCAGCTATGATGGATGATGTTATCGTTGCCAAGGCTGTGGAAGGTAAGTCTCTCAAGGTTATTGGAACAATCTCCACTGGAGAGGAATATGCTGTTGCAATGCGAAAAGAAGACAAAGATCTTCAGGCTCTCATCAATGAGGGACTCGATAAGTTGATGACTTCCCCAAAATGGAACGAGCTTAAAGTAAAATATAAAATGTTTTAATCCGCTTTACCTCTGTTCATCATTATTTGAGCTAAAAGGGGAATGTCTTTCATTCCCCTTTTTTATGTTACGATTTAGATAAGGGAGAATTTTAAAAATGGAAAGTATTACCGTAGTCATTGAATCCTTACCCTATTTGCTTCAAGGAACTCTCGTTACGTTACGAATAGTTGCCCTGGCCTTGGCTCTAGGACTCTGCATGGGGCTTCCTTTAGCTGTTGCCCAAGTTTATGGTTCTCTCTTTTTACAGAGAATCGTAAAGGGATATGTATGGATTTTTCGCGGTCTCCCTAATCTTGTTCTTCTCTTCTTATTTTTCTTCGGCATTTTCCCCTCTCTCGGAATAGACGCTTCCGCGTTCTTTACAGCTGTCGTTGTTTTGGGACTGCGAAGTGCTGCTTATCAATCGCAGATATTCAGAGGAAGCATCCTCTCTCTCGGAGAGGGACAAATGTTAGCTGCCCGTTCATTGGGGATGAGCAAAATACAGGCTGTTACATGGATTATTTTGCCCCAGGCCATTCGCTTAGCCCTGCCTGGTTGGTCAAATGAATATCCCATTCTACTGACTGATTCTTCTGTAACATACGCTATAGGCGTTCTTGAAATTTTGACACGGGCAAACCTTGTTGTCTCTCGAACATATCAGCCCATGCCTATATTTTTAACATGTGCCATTATATTTATTCTTCTTAATTATGGCGGAATGCGGCTGCTTCACTTTGTAGAAAATAAATTAAGAATTCCCGGATATGGAAATGGAGAATAATCATGATGAGTGATAAAACAGAAAATGTTATTTTACGTGTAGAAAATATCCATAAAACATACGGTGGAATAGAAGTGTTGAAAGGCATTTCTTTCTCTGTCAAAAAAGGAGAAACAAAGGTTTTTATCGGTCCTTCAGGTACTGGTAAAAGTACTTTGCTACGCTGTATCAATCAGCTCACGATTCCTGATTCTGGACAAATCTGGCTCCACGGGGAAGAAGTCACTCATTCAAAAAAGAACATTAATCTTTTTCGCCAAAAAATGGGAATGGTCTTCCAAAACTTTTATCTTTTTGACCATCTCACAGCACTTCGTAATGTAGAGATAGCCCTTATAAAGGTCAAAGGAATGGATAAAAAAACTGCACGGGAAAAGGCTATGCAGGAACTTGAGCGTGTCGGAATGGCTGCTTTTACTGACCACTATCCCTCCCAGCTTTCTGGTGGGCAAGCTCAGAGGGTTTCTATAGCAAGGGCATTAGCTATGGATCCTGACGTTATGCTGTTTGACGAACCAACATCAGCGCTAGACCCCGAACTTATCGGCGAAGTGCTTGAAGTTATGCGTGATCTTGCAAAAGCTGGCATGACAATGCTCGTTGTTACCCATGAAATGGGCTTTGCCTGTTCCGTAGCAAATGAAATTATGTTTATGGAAGAAGGAAAAATCTTAGAAAGCGGATCGCCAGAAACGTTACTTAATACGCCTCAATACGAACGAACTCGTCAATTTTTACGGAAATTGATGGATTTATATGGAGAGCTGGGGAAAAGCAATGAATAGTCTGCTTTTTATTCAACAGGATGTGTTGCCAGCCTTACTAGAAGGGCTCGTAATGACCGTAAAGCTTATAATCGCCTCAATCCCCTTTGGATTAGTTACAGGAACATGTGTAGCTCTTGGACGTATTTACGGCAATAAGCCTATATCATTTCTCTGTAAGCTCTACGTTATTTTTTTTAAGGGAACTCCCCTCTTAATACTTCTTTTTATGCTCTATTTCGGCCTTCCATCCTTTGGTATTGCTTTAAGTCCTTTTGCTGCGTCTGTTTTGGGCTTTGTCCTCTGCAACGGAGCATATAACTCCGAATATATCCGCGGAGCTATTCAATCTGTTAAAGGCGGACAACTTATTGCGGCCCAGGCACTAGGCATGACTCGTCGACAGGCAATATGGAATATCATTTTGCCGCAAGCGCTTAGACGCGCCATTCCAGGCTGTTCAAATGAAATGATTTACCTTATAAAATACTCTTCGTTAGCCTATATGCTTACTTACATTGAACTTACAGGCGCCGGAAAGATCGTAGCTGCCAGATCATTTAGATATACCCTTGTCTTCACCGTTGTTGGCATCATGTATCTCATAATGGTCTCTTTCGCAAGCTGGCTCCTCTCTCTTTTAGAAAAAAAGCTATATATACCAGGCTGGAGTCAGCATCGTTAATGCATTCTTGAAGCAAAAGAGCAAACTGGATAAAAACATGTTGTGCAACTTCGGCATAGTCCTCCTACGCCCCAACGGCGTATCTCTTTCTGAATAGGAACAACTCCCGCAAACAGACGATCAAGAATGAGGTCTAAAGATGTGTGATGACAAGCGACAACACATGCCGGAGCACCGATAATATATGATTCATTTGTTCTGGCCAACATTAGGTTCGATCCTGGCAGTACGGGTATTCCTCGGAAAATGACATCATCGGCAATGTTGACAATTGCCTCTGGAGTTCGATCTTCAACATCAATACTCATTCCGCCAGTACAAATAATAATAGACGTCTCTTCTGCTAAAAAGCTGCGCACGGCTTTTGTTATTTCATCTTTTGAATCTCCCACTACAGAGTGCCCCGCAAAAGAAGCCCCATAAAACTGAATTTTCTTCCTTAATTGAGGTTCAAAAGCATCTTGCACAAGACCTTCAGCAATTTCTTTACCTGTAGTTACAAGGGCAACAGAATATGGTCTGAAGGGTAACACAGAGACAGGAGTCGCTAGTTTTTCTACTCGAGCAACCTGATCTTCCTTAACAATAAGAGGAGCAATTCTGAAGGAAGCCACACGCTCGCCTTTTTCTACAGAAATATTTGGCGGTAATGTAGCAAGAACCCAATCGGTATCTTCATTAATGGCATGTACAACCTCTTCATCAAAGGAAAGCAACCCTCTGTGAGTTGCAAAAAGAGAACATTTTCCCTCACTTGGTCCCTCTAACATCAGTCCAGATCCTTGTAGGCATCTTGCAAGGCGAAGAGACGCATCATCTTCATGAACCTCTCCTTCTTCAAGCAAGAGAACTGCCAGTTCCTCCCGCCCCATTGATC of Aminobacterium sp. MB27-C1 contains these proteins:
- a CDS encoding FadR/GntR family transcriptional regulator, giving the protein MIKPASRTTLYQEVLKQMVAAIKEGIWVAGEKIPSEMELAELFQVGRNSIREATKALAIFGIVESKPGQGTFVSPDALRKISNNELMNYISDDSSWKELMQVRLLLEVQAAYWAAENATDEDIQKLYTIMDLSTDGGTNVRPRDLDHLKYHSDFHEAIAEIGGNSLVLKLLRSIRNEIDTQRHKYLDITEEDWNRMMEEHRQIVEYIRNHEPQKASQAMREHLLKGLYNVIRNEEEEDKE
- a CDS encoding amino acid ABC transporter ATP-binding protein, which gives rise to MSDKTENVILRVENIHKTYGGIEVLKGISFSVKKGETKVFIGPSGTGKSTLLRCINQLTIPDSGQIWLHGEEVTHSKKNINLFRQKMGMVFQNFYLFDHLTALRNVEIALIKVKGMDKKTAREKAMQELERVGMAAFTDHYPSQLSGGQAQRVSIARALAMDPDVMLFDEPTSALDPELIGEVLEVMRDLAKAGMTMLVVTHEMGFACSVANEIMFMEEGKILESGSPETLLNTPQYERTRQFLRKLMDLYGELGKSNE
- a CDS encoding amino acid ABC transporter permease, whose product is MESITVVIESLPYLLQGTLVTLRIVALALALGLCMGLPLAVAQVYGSLFLQRIVKGYVWIFRGLPNLVLLFLFFFGIFPSLGIDASAFFTAVVVLGLRSAAYQSQIFRGSILSLGEGQMLAARSLGMSKIQAVTWIILPQAIRLALPGWSNEYPILLTDSSVTYAIGVLEILTRANLVVSRTYQPMPIFLTCAIIFILLNYGGMRLLHFVENKLRIPGYGNGE
- a CDS encoding molybdopterin-binding protein, with the protein product MKVHTVPVSESVGLHLSHDVTQVDVVNGFKGARFCRGHQIRKEDVPILRSMGREELAVLLLEEGEVHEDDASLRLARCLQGSGLMLEGPSEGKCSLFATHRGLLSFDEEVVHAINEDTDWVLATLPPNISVEKGERVASFRIAPLIVKEDQVARVEKLATPVSVLPFRPYSVALVTTGKEIAEGLVQDAFEPQLRKKIQFYGASFAGHSVVGDSKDEITKAVRSFLAEETSIIICTGGMSIDVEDRTPEAIVNIADDVIFRGIPVLPGSNLMLARTNESYIIGAPACVVACHHTSLDLILDRLFAGVVPIQKEIRRWGVGGLCRSCTTCFYPVCSFASRMH
- a CDS encoding transporter substrate-binding domain-containing protein, whose amino-acid sequence is MKKLSALFLCCLFIVLGASGLLAAEKKTYIVGIDGDYYPYSFVGQDGKPTGFDVESIEWIANEMGFEVKVQPMAWDGIIPALLAKKIDMVYSGMTASPERREVVTFSKVYWIINQAVCVQNKSDIHMGNLFDGKHTIGTQRGCTAAMWLEDNLVKTGIIPKENLKLYDNFPLAAKDLENGRIDAAMMDDVIVAKAVEGKSLKVIGTISTGEEYAVAMRKEDKDLQALINEGLDKLMTSPKWNELKVKYKMF
- a CDS encoding amino acid ABC transporter permease, giving the protein MNSLLFIQQDVLPALLEGLVMTVKLIIASIPFGLVTGTCVALGRIYGNKPISFLCKLYVIFFKGTPLLILLFMLYFGLPSFGIALSPFAASVLGFVLCNGAYNSEYIRGAIQSVKGGQLIAAQALGMTRRQAIWNIILPQALRRAIPGCSNEMIYLIKYSSLAYMLTYIELTGAGKIVAARSFRYTLVFTVVGIMYLIMVSFASWLLSLLEKKLYIPGWSQHR